From a single Silene latifolia isolate original U9 population chromosome 6, ASM4854445v1, whole genome shotgun sequence genomic region:
- the LOC141658578 gene encoding putative germin-like protein 2-1, with protein sequence METKVGMIAIICMAFAMSFYVAMAADPSPLQSFCVGINDPNSAVFVNGKFCKNPKDVSINDFIHKGFNVAGNTSNIQGANATLVDESLFPGLNTLGVAMARVDFAPYGLNTPHLHPLGSEIFAVMEGSLYAGFVTTDNKLFDTVIGPGDMIVFPQGLVHFQLNIGDGKALAIASFGSQNPLRVNVPNALFGTNPPILDDVLTKAFQVDGNVIDKLRGQFPGQENGVETGRSILRLIQQNSS encoded by the exons ATGGAAACTAAAGTTGGAATGATAGCAATAATTTGCATGGCATTTGCAATGAGCTTTTACGTTGCAATGGCAGCTGATCCTTCTCCTCTTCAGAGTTTCTGTGTTGGAATTAATGACCCTAATTCCGCAG TATTTGTGAACGGAAAATTCTGCAAAAACCCGAAGGACGTGTCAATCAACGACTTCATACACAAAGGGTTCAACGTAGCCGGTAACACAAGCAACATTCAAGGAGCCAACGCAACATTAGTAGACGAGTCCTTATTCCCAGGGCTAAACACCTTAGGTGTAGCCATGGCTCGTGTCGATTTCGCCCCATACGGCCTAAACACCCCTCACTTACACCCTCTTGGGTCTGAAATATTCGCGGTCATGGAGGGATCACTATACGCCGGGTTTGTGACAACCGATAACAAACTTTTCGACACGGTCATTGGTCCCGGTGACATGATTGTATTTCCACAAGGGTTAGTTCATTTTCAGCTTAATATTGGTGACGGTAAAGCTCTTGCAATTGCTTCATTTGGTAGTCAAAATCCGCTACGTGTTAACGTTCCGAATGCTTTGTTTGGAACTAACCCACCAATTTTGGATGATGTTCTTACAAAAGCATTTCAAGTTGATGGTAATGTTATTGATAAACTCCGAGGGCAATTTCCTGGTCAAGAAAATGGTGTTGAGACtggaaggtctatcttaaggctAATTCAGCAGAATTCTTCTTAA
- the LOC141658579 gene encoding germin-like protein subfamily 1 member 17, translated as METKVVMIAAIICMAFAMSFYVANAADPSPLQSFCVGINDPNSAVFVNGKFCKNPKDVTINDFIRKNFNVAGNTSNILGANATLVDESLFPALNTLGVAMARIDFAPYGLNTPHLHPLGSEIFAVMEGSLYAGFVTTDNKLFDTVIGPGDMIVFPQGLVHFQLNIGDTKSLAIASFGSQNPLRVNVANALFGTNPPILGDVLTKAFQVDGNVIDKLRGQFPGQENGVETGRSILRLIQQNSS; from the exons ATGGAAACTAAAGTTGTAATGATAGCAGCAATAATTTGCATGGCATTTGCAATGAGCTTTTACGTTGCAAATGCAGCTGATCCTTCTCCTCTTCAGAGTTTCTGTGTTGGAATTAATGACCCTAATTCCGCAG TGTTTGTGAACGGAAAATTTTGCAAAAACCCGAAGGATGTAACAATCAACGACTTCATACGCAAAAATTTCAACGTCGCCGGTAACACAAGCAACATTCTAGGAGCCAACGCAACATTAGTAGACGAATCCTTATTCCCGGCACTAAACACCCTAGGGGTAGCCATGGCTCGTATCGATTTCGCCCCATACGGCCTAAACACGCCTCACTTACACCCCCTCGGGTCTGAAATATTCGCGGTCATGGAGGGATCACTATACGCCGGGTTTGTGACAACCGATAACAAACTTTTCGACACGGTCATTGGTCCCGGGGACATGATTGTATTTCCACAAGGGTTAGTTCATTTTCAGCTTAATATTGGTGACACTAAATCTCTTGCAATTGCTTCATTTGGTAGTCAAAATCCGCTACGTGTTAACGTAGCGAATGCTTTGTTTGGAACTAACCCACCAATTTTGGGTGATGTTCTTACAAAAGCATTTCAAGTTGATGGAAATGTGATTGATAAACTCCGAGGGCAATTTCCGGGTCAAGAAAATGGTGTTGAGACTGGAAGATCTATCTTAAGATTAATTCAGCAGAATTCTTCTTAA
- the LOC141658580 gene encoding putative germin-like protein 2-1, translated as METKVGMIAIICMAFAISFYVANAADPSPLQSFCVGINDPNSAVFVNGKFCKNPKDVTINDFIHKNFNVAGNTSNIQGANATLVDESLFPGLNTLGVAMARVDFAPYGLNTPHLHPLGSEIFSVMEGSLYAGFVTTDNKLFDTVIGPGDMIVFPQGLVHFQLNIGDNKALAIASFGSQNPLRVNVANALFGTNPPILGDVLTKAFQVDGNVIDKLRGQFPGQENGVETGRSILRLIQQNSS; from the exons ATGGAGACGAAAGTTGGAATGATAGCAATAATTTGCATGGCATTTGCAATAAGTTTTTACGTTGCAAATGCAGCTGATCCTTCTCCTCTTCAAAGTTTCTGTGTTGGAATTAATGACCCTAATTCCGCAG TATTTGTGAACGGAAAATTCTGCAAAAACCCGAAGGACGTAACAATCAACGACTTCATACACAAAAATTTCAACGTAGCCGGCAACACAAGCAACATTCAAGGAGCCAACGCAACATTAGTAGACGAATCCTTGTTCCCAGGACTAAACACCCTTGGAGTAGCCATGGCTCGTGTCGATTTCGCCCCATACGGCCTAAACACCCCTCACTTACACCCTCTTGGGTCTGAAATATTTTCGGTCATGGAGGGATCATTATACGCCGGGTTTGTGACAACCGATAACAAACTTTTCGACACGGTCATTGGTCCCGGGGACATGATTGTATTTCCACAAGGGTTAGTTCATTTTCAGCTTAATATTGGCGACAATAAAGCTCTTGCAATTGCTTCATTTGGTAGTCAAAATCCGCTACGTGTTAACGTTGCTAATGCTTTGTTTGGAACTAACCCACCAATTTTGGGTGATGTTCTTACAAAAGCATTTCAAGTTGATGGAAATGTGATTGATAAACTCCGAGGGCAATTTCCGGGTCAAGAAAATGGTGTTGAGACTGGAAGATCTATCTTAAGATTAATTCAGCAGAATTCTTCTTAA
- the LOC141587514 gene encoding uncharacterized protein LOC141587514, producing MGDPGSIRDTMAPKHIVNPSIQRPRIQANNFEIKNALLNLVQDNQFGGGPLENPNDHLNDFLENCDMYKSNGVSDDAVRLRLFPRSLRGLAKDWLKNCDPDSFKTWDELASAFLNKYFPPSRTAKVKSELQSFTQEEDETLYEAWERYKKLQRLCPHHGISEAELVNNFYKGLTQDLRLSLDAGSGKGALDILGHKAAKELIEEMASRTMEWGSDRQMRKGKSKDSNSVLNVEVKGMLDELTQQVALLNSKPKGSDMRQVLSCELCGEQGHTPIGCPLIAPLGEECYEQLDNHIASQNRVNDEIRASQKATETHVAQISQQLSQLAQNPGKFPGNTVNPREMNAVFLRSGKQLEEVEKSPKWKRKRVTNEVVKEHPVEIVEEDEIVVEKSKEVEMVDPPKQDEPVATKAKECTPPPREYVAPRLDLGDLKPTRVSLQLADRSVKFPIGVIEDVPLVVGKLVIPCDFFVMDMPEDYNVPIILGRPCLATGGAMIDVKSGKLSLQVGEDRVEFELHKSMEAPSLGDTCCIVDILENPMEEHDPKASSMDPL from the exons ATGGGTGATCCCGGTTCGATAAGAGACACTATGGCTCCTAAGCACATAGTCAATCCAAGCATCCAAAGGCCACGAATtcaagctaataactttgagATTAAAAATGCCTTGCTCAACCTTGTTCAAGACAACCAATTTGGAGGAGGTCCCTTGGAGAACCCAAATGATCATTTAAATGATTTCCTTGAAAATTGTGATATGTACAAGTCAAATGGGGTTTCCGATGACGCGGTTCGCCTTAGGTTGTTCCCCCGTTCTCTTAGGGGTTTGGCCAAGGATTGGTTGAAGAATTGTGACCCGGATTCCTTCAAGACATGGGATGAGTTGGCTTCGGCATTTTTGAACAAGTATTTCCCACCCTCAAGAACGGCCAAAGTCAAGAGTGAACTACAAAGCTTTACTCAAGAAGAGGATGAGACattatatgaggcatgggaacGGTACAAGAAGCTCCAACGGTTATGCCCACACCATGGCATCTCCGAGGCCGAGCTAGTGAACAATTTCTACAAAGGGTTGACTCAAGACCTAAGGCTTTCATTGGATGCGGGATCGGGAAAAGGTGCCTTAGACATTTTGGGGCATAAAGCGGCAAAGGAActaattgaggagatggcctcAAGAACTATGGAATGGGGAAGTGATAGGCAAATGAGGAAGGGTAAGAGTAAGGATTCTAATTCGGTTTTGAATGTGGAAGTTAAGGGTATGCTAGATGAACTCACCCAACAAGTTGCTTTGCTAAATTCAAAACCTAAGGGCTCCGATATGAGGCAAGTCTTGTCGTGTGAGTTGTGTGGTGAACAAGGGCACACTCCCATTGGGTGTCCCTTGATTGCACCCCTAGGTGAGGAATGCTATGAGCAA CTTGATAACCACATTGCCTCACAAAACCGGGTGAATGATGAAATACGGGCATCACAAAAGGCTACGGAAACTCATGTGGCCCAAATTTCTCAACAATTGAGTCAATTGGCTCAAAATCCGGGGAAGTTTCCGGGTAATACGGTTAACCCAAGGGAGATGAACGCGGTATTTTTGAGGAGTGGGAAGCAATTGGAGGAGGTTGAGAAATCTCCTAAGTGGAAGAGAAAGAGGGTGACTAATGAAGTTGTGAAAGAGCACCCGGTTGAAATTGTGGAAGAAGATGAAATTGTGGTGGAGAAGTCTAAGGAGGTGGAGATGGTTGACCCTCCAAAGCAAGATGAGCCTGTTGCAACTAAGGCCAAAGAATGTACTCCACCACCAAGGGAGTATGTAGCACCG AGGCTTGATTTGGGAGATTTGAAACCAACTAGAGTTTCACTTCAACTTGCCGATCGGTCGGTCAAGTTTCCCATTGGTGTGATTGAAGATGTACCCTTGGTAGTTGGGAAGCTTGTCATACCATGTGATTTCTTTGTTATGGATATGCCGGAGGATTACAATGTGCCTATTATTTTAGGCCGACCTTGTCTTGCTACCGGTGGAGCTATGATCGATGTAAAGAGTGGAAAGTTGTCTTTACAAGTGGGTGAAGATAGAGTGGAATTTGAACTCCACAAGTCCATGGAAGCTCCATCTCTCGGTGACACTTGTTGCATTGTTGACATTCTTGAGAATCCCATGGAGGAGCATGACCCAAAAGCTTCTTCCATGGATCCTTTGTAG